In Carassius auratus strain Wakin chromosome 36, ASM336829v1, whole genome shotgun sequence, the following are encoded in one genomic region:
- the LOC113055100 gene encoding beta-1,3-galactosyltransferase 6-like yields MNLVRLVCRHKTALALGVFFLFAIVLLFLAKCTSETLKPAESPGAAPRAEARPKHSAGPPHAKQLSSFLAVLVTTGPKYTERRSILRSTWLTKHDPEVLYWFVVGTEGLPPEDLQNLGSEQIRHRDLLLLPDLRDSYENLTQKLLHMYSWLDQNVDFKFVLKADDDTFARLDVLKEELKTKEPSRLYWGFFSGRGRVKTAGKWRESAWELCDYYLPYALGGGYVLSADLVHYVRLNVRFLKTWQSEDVSLGAWLAPVDVKRVHDPRFDTVIITSIPVTNSPSKFLNQYLF; encoded by the coding sequence ATGAATCTGGTCCGTCTTGTGTGTCGTCACAAGACAGCCCTGGCACTCGGTGTCTTCTTCCTATTCGCCATCGTCCTTTTGTTCCTCGCCAAATGTACGTCTGAGACACTGAAGCCGGCCGAGTCCCCAGGGGCGGCGCCGCGGGCCGAAGCACGACCGAAGCATTCGGCAGGACCTCCTCACGCCAAACAGCTCTCTTCATTCCTGGCCGTCCTCGTCACCACGGGCCCGAAGTACACGGAGCGCCGCAGTATCCTCCGGAGCACCTGGCTGACCAAACACGATCCCGAAGTGCTCTACTGGTTTGTGGTCGGCACCGAGGGTTTACCTCCGGAAGACCTCCAGAACCTGGGATCCGAGCAGATCCGTCACCGGGACCTCCTCCTGCTCCCTGACCTCCGGGACTCGTACGAGAACCTCACGCAGAAGCTGCTCCACATGTACTCCTGGTTGGACCAAAATGTTGACTTTAAGTTCGTTCTGAAGGCCGACGATGACACCTTCGCCCGCTTGGATGTCCTCAAAGAGGAGCTGAAGACGAAAGAGCCCAGCCGACTCTACTGGGGCTTCTTCTCCGGCCGCGGGAGAGTGAAAACGGCCGGGAAATGGAGAGAAAGTGCGTGGGAGCTGTGCGACTACTACTTGCCTTACGCTCTGGGTGGAGGCTACGTGCTGTCTGCTGACCTCGTGCACTACGTACGTCTCAACGTACGGTTTCTGAAGACCTGGCAGAGTGAGGACGTGTCCCTGGGCGCCTGGTTGGCCCCGGTGGACGTGAAGCGGGTTCACGATCCGCGCTTCGACACGGTTATAATAACTAGTATTCCAGTCACAAATTCACCTTCAAAATTCCTTAATCAATATTTATTCTAA